In one Ictalurus furcatus strain D&B chromosome 10, Billie_1.0, whole genome shotgun sequence genomic region, the following are encoded:
- the nkpd1 gene encoding NTPase KAP family P-loop domain-containing protein 1 isoform X2, translating to MAKELNKDNVYAYALYKTLAKVDSPLTVGLYSSCHSRIKMILTSIEGHMNDEAKRKKQNSNRSRSSIGNLISLIFRLLFYRPVWSGKKDMKKCNRYVFVRFSAWHFAGSDMLWAGLVMQLCKAIQDSFGKLQLSLFRVAQYDEEKDGMEKKTEESSNDWRSKKICCCPLWAFVLMTLMVCLFILVPICILSFPEVKPQGDGDNNKEYGVINGFIITVLGIPAVGAMRFIFLLLKNLIFSQDVNVRYALDNKKISEQLGLMHEVRKQMRLLSCFIYFMETFERQKIKVVLEITNLDCCTPAKIVGVLDAINILLSDEESPFISLVAVDPEVLTQKIDQSKDCFSKKDRAYGFLDRIITLPFTVPPLCEVSKCKVFKNILLDQSERPSDTRRDEVGNLSSIKTSISSEAVPFIQSSLNDEVQSTSLRASNTTKKKVKSLIQEAFQSIYLSDKNRLHTYISENTVSMRRVANSTRVSLTVIRTLNVESPPPERVTAWVVLVDRWPCRLSWILQCMEDEHQALHTVQTMVDYDPSRTLWNVFSENSLELHTIREKVEKFLERDDDPELFETFLKKDYKFTVIEADQLKQYTVNLDYSIKNEFARIRQISTLRAIGKNTFNNLSPNTVLELSVEDVCNELSRLKLPEAYAEIVKQNDINGQTLLLCDPADLRQVMQMTLGEWTAFRIHFLGDMSYYHLSEAKSAPAVSSPNAIYPSSMCSRSHMNLI from the exons ATGGCAAAAG agCTAAACAAAGATAatgtatatgcatatgcatTATACAAAACTCTTGCAAAAGTTGATTCTCCATTGACTGTAGGCTTATACTCATCATGCCACAGCAGGATTAAAATGATTCTCACAAGCATTGAAG GTCACATGAATGATGAGGCAAAGAGAAAAAAGCAGAACAGTAACAGAAGCAGGTCCTCTATTGGGAACCTGATTTCACTAATCTTTCGTCTCCTTTTCTATCGACCTGTTTGGTCAGGAAAAAAAGATATGAAGAAATGCAACCGTTATGTGTTTGTAAGGTTTAGTGCTTGGCACTTTGCAGGCAGTGACATGCTTTGGGCTGGCTTGGTAATGCAGTTGTGTAAAGCTATTCAGGACAGTTTTGGCAAGCTTCAGCTCAGCCTCTTCCGAGTAGCTCAGTATGATGAAGAAAAGGATGGTATGGAAAAGAAGACTGAAGAAAGCTCCAATGACTGGAGGTCAAAGAAGATCTGCTGCTGCCCACTATGGGCCTTTGTCCTGATGACACTGATGGTTTGCCTCTTTATTTTGGTACCAATCTGTATTTTATCATTTCCTGAAGTAAAGCCTCAAGGAGATGGAGATAACAACAAAGAGTATGGAGTGATCAACGGGTTTATCATTACAGTGCTAGGAATCCCTGCAGTTGGAGCTATGAGATTTATTTTCTTGCTGCTGAAGAACCTGATCTTTAGCCAGGATGTTAATGTCAGATATGCCTTGGACAACAAGAAGATCAGTGAGCAGTTAGGCTTAATGCATGAAGTTCGGAAGCAGATGAGACTACTGTCATGCTTTATTTACTTCATGGAGACTTTTGAGAGGCAAAAGATAAAAGTGGTGCTGGAAATCACCAATTTGGACTGCTGCACACCAGCAAAAATTGTTGGGGTCTTGGATGCCATTAACATACTTCTTTCTGATGAGGAAAGCCCATTCATTTCTCTAGTTGCAGTTGACCCAGAGGTTCTTACCCAAAAAATAGATCAGTCAAAGGATTGCTTTAGTAAAAAGGACAGAGCTTATGGCTTCCTGGACCGCATAATCACACTACCCTTCACAGTACCACCTTTATGTGAGGTATCAAAGTGCAAGGtcttcaaaaatattttactggATCAGTCTGAAAGGCCTTCTGACACACGAAGAGATGAGGTTGGGAATTTATCTAGCATAAAGACCTCCATTTCTTCAGAAGCTGTCCCTTTCATACAGAGCAGCCTTAATGATGAGGTTCAATCCACTTCCCTGAGAGCAAGCAATACcacaaagaaaaaagtgaaaagtttAATCCAGGAAGCATTTCAAAGCATATACTTATCTGACAAAAATAGGCTTCACACTTATATCTCAGAAAATACTGTGTCTATGAGGAGGGTCGCCAATTCCACCAGGGTGTCCTTGACAGTCATTAGGACTCTTAATGTTGAAAGTCCCCCTCCTGAAAGAGTCACTGCTTGGGTTGTACTGGTAGACCGCTGGCCTTGTAGACTAAGTTGGATACTTCAATGTATGGAAGATGAACATCAGGCTTTGCATACTGTTCAAACCATGGTTGACTATGATCCCAGCAGGACTCTATGGAATGTGTTCAGTGAGAATAGTTTAGAGCTCCATACAATTAGGGAGAAGGTGGAGAAGTTCCTGGAAAGAGATGATGATCCTGAGCTGTTTGAAACATTTCTCAAAAAGGACTACAAATTCACAGTCATAGAGGCAGATCAACTTAAACAATATACAGTTAACCTGGACTATTCCATCAAGAATGAGTTCGCAAGGATCAGACAAATCAGCACTTTGAGAGCAATaggaaaaaatacattcaacaaTTTGTCTCCAAACACTGTCCTCGAGCTGTCTGTGGAAGATGTTTGTAATGAG CTATCCAGGCTGAAGCTCCCCGAAGCATATGCTGAGATTGTAAAGCAAAATGATATAAATGGACAGACACTGCTTCTTTGTGACCCAGCTGATCTGAGACAGGTCATGCAAATGACTCTTGGTGAATGGACAGCTTTTAGGATTCACTTTCTTGGAGACATGTCATATTATCATCTGAGTGAAGCTAAGTCAGCACCAGCTGTCTCAAGTCCTAATGCAATTTACCCCTCTAGTATGTGTAGTAGGAGCCATATGAATCTTATTTAA
- the nkpd1 gene encoding NTPase KAP family P-loop domain-containing protein 1 isoform X1, producing MYNVKLRNKFPFCFVFVLFFFVFLTELNKDNVYAYALYKTLAKVDSPLTVGLYSSCHSRIKMILTSIEGHMNDEAKRKKQNSNRSRSSIGNLISLIFRLLFYRPVWSGKKDMKKCNRYVFVRFSAWHFAGSDMLWAGLVMQLCKAIQDSFGKLQLSLFRVAQYDEEKDGMEKKTEESSNDWRSKKICCCPLWAFVLMTLMVCLFILVPICILSFPEVKPQGDGDNNKEYGVINGFIITVLGIPAVGAMRFIFLLLKNLIFSQDVNVRYALDNKKISEQLGLMHEVRKQMRLLSCFIYFMETFERQKIKVVLEITNLDCCTPAKIVGVLDAINILLSDEESPFISLVAVDPEVLTQKIDQSKDCFSKKDRAYGFLDRIITLPFTVPPLCEVSKCKVFKNILLDQSERPSDTRRDEVGNLSSIKTSISSEAVPFIQSSLNDEVQSTSLRASNTTKKKVKSLIQEAFQSIYLSDKNRLHTYISENTVSMRRVANSTRVSLTVIRTLNVESPPPERVTAWVVLVDRWPCRLSWILQCMEDEHQALHTVQTMVDYDPSRTLWNVFSENSLELHTIREKVEKFLERDDDPELFETFLKKDYKFTVIEADQLKQYTVNLDYSIKNEFARIRQISTLRAIGKNTFNNLSPNTVLELSVEDVCNELSRLKLPEAYAEIVKQNDINGQTLLLCDPADLRQVMQMTLGEWTAFRIHFLGDMSYYHLSEAKSAPAVSSPNAIYPSSMCSRSHMNLI from the exons atgtaCAATGTCAAACTGAGAAACAAATTTccattctgttttgtttttgttttgtttttttttgtttttttaacagagCTAAACAAAGATAatgtatatgcatatgcatTATACAAAACTCTTGCAAAAGTTGATTCTCCATTGACTGTAGGCTTATACTCATCATGCCACAGCAGGATTAAAATGATTCTCACAAGCATTGAAG GTCACATGAATGATGAGGCAAAGAGAAAAAAGCAGAACAGTAACAGAAGCAGGTCCTCTATTGGGAACCTGATTTCACTAATCTTTCGTCTCCTTTTCTATCGACCTGTTTGGTCAGGAAAAAAAGATATGAAGAAATGCAACCGTTATGTGTTTGTAAGGTTTAGTGCTTGGCACTTTGCAGGCAGTGACATGCTTTGGGCTGGCTTGGTAATGCAGTTGTGTAAAGCTATTCAGGACAGTTTTGGCAAGCTTCAGCTCAGCCTCTTCCGAGTAGCTCAGTATGATGAAGAAAAGGATGGTATGGAAAAGAAGACTGAAGAAAGCTCCAATGACTGGAGGTCAAAGAAGATCTGCTGCTGCCCACTATGGGCCTTTGTCCTGATGACACTGATGGTTTGCCTCTTTATTTTGGTACCAATCTGTATTTTATCATTTCCTGAAGTAAAGCCTCAAGGAGATGGAGATAACAACAAAGAGTATGGAGTGATCAACGGGTTTATCATTACAGTGCTAGGAATCCCTGCAGTTGGAGCTATGAGATTTATTTTCTTGCTGCTGAAGAACCTGATCTTTAGCCAGGATGTTAATGTCAGATATGCCTTGGACAACAAGAAGATCAGTGAGCAGTTAGGCTTAATGCATGAAGTTCGGAAGCAGATGAGACTACTGTCATGCTTTATTTACTTCATGGAGACTTTTGAGAGGCAAAAGATAAAAGTGGTGCTGGAAATCACCAATTTGGACTGCTGCACACCAGCAAAAATTGTTGGGGTCTTGGATGCCATTAACATACTTCTTTCTGATGAGGAAAGCCCATTCATTTCTCTAGTTGCAGTTGACCCAGAGGTTCTTACCCAAAAAATAGATCAGTCAAAGGATTGCTTTAGTAAAAAGGACAGAGCTTATGGCTTCCTGGACCGCATAATCACACTACCCTTCACAGTACCACCTTTATGTGAGGTATCAAAGTGCAAGGtcttcaaaaatattttactggATCAGTCTGAAAGGCCTTCTGACACACGAAGAGATGAGGTTGGGAATTTATCTAGCATAAAGACCTCCATTTCTTCAGAAGCTGTCCCTTTCATACAGAGCAGCCTTAATGATGAGGTTCAATCCACTTCCCTGAGAGCAAGCAATACcacaaagaaaaaagtgaaaagtttAATCCAGGAAGCATTTCAAAGCATATACTTATCTGACAAAAATAGGCTTCACACTTATATCTCAGAAAATACTGTGTCTATGAGGAGGGTCGCCAATTCCACCAGGGTGTCCTTGACAGTCATTAGGACTCTTAATGTTGAAAGTCCCCCTCCTGAAAGAGTCACTGCTTGGGTTGTACTGGTAGACCGCTGGCCTTGTAGACTAAGTTGGATACTTCAATGTATGGAAGATGAACATCAGGCTTTGCATACTGTTCAAACCATGGTTGACTATGATCCCAGCAGGACTCTATGGAATGTGTTCAGTGAGAATAGTTTAGAGCTCCATACAATTAGGGAGAAGGTGGAGAAGTTCCTGGAAAGAGATGATGATCCTGAGCTGTTTGAAACATTTCTCAAAAAGGACTACAAATTCACAGTCATAGAGGCAGATCAACTTAAACAATATACAGTTAACCTGGACTATTCCATCAAGAATGAGTTCGCAAGGATCAGACAAATCAGCACTTTGAGAGCAATaggaaaaaatacattcaacaaTTTGTCTCCAAACACTGTCCTCGAGCTGTCTGTGGAAGATGTTTGTAATGAG CTATCCAGGCTGAAGCTCCCCGAAGCATATGCTGAGATTGTAAAGCAAAATGATATAAATGGACAGACACTGCTTCTTTGTGACCCAGCTGATCTGAGACAGGTCATGCAAATGACTCTTGGTGAATGGACAGCTTTTAGGATTCACTTTCTTGGAGACATGTCATATTATCATCTGAGTGAAGCTAAGTCAGCACCAGCTGTCTCAAGTCCTAATGCAATTTACCCCTCTAGTATGTGTAGTAGGAGCCATATGAATCTTATTTAA